Proteins encoded together in one Juglans regia cultivar Chandler chromosome 9, Walnut 2.0, whole genome shotgun sequence window:
- the LOC109020433 gene encoding uncharacterized protein LOC109020433, producing the protein MDIATKLQSRSRRVFLKEDENNVTLDDIMKDEVKWWQARRKECLEKAAETHLLVAALITTVTFAAAITMPGGFVGTRGDPHYEGSAVLRRNATFKAFIIIDAISLVLSSFDVATHILMPLLLIKHSESDETRYDFLSLAFKFILMAMGAIFLAFISGVYVVLVHSLDLLVTTCVIGSCFFLILYIIYGTNPLMAAALFNCGLIDCIYPSKNLVELTYFAKGLIDAVKTYRKKIRAQELPVFFIEASQQKESAPHSTARRPTTEAATDAKVPEDIPITENIL; encoded by the exons ATGGATATTGCGACTAAACTCCAGTCTCGTTCGAGAAGAGTATTCCTCAAGGAGGACGAAAACAATGTCACCTTGGATGACATTATGAAGGACGAGGTGAAGTGGTGGCAGGCAAGGAGGAAAGAATGTTTGGAGAAAGCAGCCGAAACACACTTGTTAGTGGCTGCCCTCATCACAACAGTGACCTTTGCCGCAGCTATAACCATGCCTGGTGGTTTTGTTGGTACTAGAGGTGACCCACATTATGAAGGCTCTGCAGTTTTGAGGAGAAATGCTACTTTTAAAGCGTTCATTATCATAGATGCCATATCCTTGGTGCTATCTAGTTTTGATGTTGCTACCCATATACTTATGCCACTTTTGTTGATCAAACATTCTGAATCTGATGAAACTCGCTACGATTTTCTCAGCCTAGCCTTCAAGTTTATTTTGATGGCCATGGGAGCAATATTCCTGGCATTTATCTCAGGTGTATATGTTGTGTTAGTGCATTCTTTAGATCTTCTGGTCACCACTTGTGTTATTGGCTCATGCTTTTTCCTCATTctctatattatat ATG GAACAAATCCTTTAATGGCAGCAGCCTTGTTTAACTGCGGTCTTATTGATTGCATTTATCCAAGCAAAAACCTAGTCGAATTGACATATTTTGCAAAAGGTCTCATTGATGCAGTGAAGACATATAGGAAGAAGATCAGGGCCCAAGAGTTGCCAGTTTTCTTTATTGAGGCATCTCAGCAAAAAGAATCTGCACCTCATAGCACTGCACGCAGACCTACAACAGAAGCAGCTACTGATGCAAAAGTTCCAGAAGATATtcccataacagaaaatattctcTAG